In Deltaproteobacteria bacterium, the sequence AAATTCGGCACGGCCTGGCAAAGATACGAGAGATGGGCGCGAACTTAGTACAGTCGTGGTTTTTGCTGATGTTGGCTGAGACATGTGCAAAGGTTGGGCAGCTGAATGAAGGACTCTCTCTGATTAGCGAAGCGCTTGAGATTACGCAAAAGAAAGGAGAGGTCGCGTTCGTGGCGGAGTTGTATCGCGTCAGAGGTGAGCTGATGCTCGCAGGGGCGAGGAGCTTGAGCCTAGAGAACCGTTCCTCCCCACAAGCCCCCAGTCTCAAGCCCCTAGTCTCAGAGGAGGCGGTGAGGGAGGTGGAAAGATGCTTTCGCCAAGCAATCGCCATCGCACGTCAGCAACAGGCGAAATCATGGGAGCTGCGCGCGACCCTGAGCCTCTGTCGGATGCGACAACAACAATTTCAGGACGGCGCACCTCACAACTCCCATCCCCTTTTCCAGGCGCGACTCGATGAATCCCACCGCATGTTACGTGATGTCTATACCTGGTTCACTGAAGGATTTGAGACCCCAGACCTGCAGGAGGCAAAGGCGCTCCTCGATGAGTTGGGTCATTGAGTCATTGATTGATTTATTCAATGGTAAAGTGACCCAGTTATGACATTTGACGAATTGCTCACGCAAATTACTGAATTGCTCCAACGGCAAGGGCGAGTATCGTACGGCGCGCTGAAACGGCGATATTCGCTTGATGACGACTATCTCCAGGATGTGAAAGATGAGCTGATTGATGCACAACAGATCGCTGTGGATGAGGACGGGAAGATCTTAGTTTGGCTGGGACGACAGGGAAACGGCAAAGAAGACGGGCGAGCGGGCGAAGAGACTCCAGAGTTCGAAGGGGCCCACAGTCCAAGGTCTAAGGTCCAAAGTCAAGAAGCTCACTCTTCGATTCCCGATTCTCGGTTTTCTGACCCTGGACATCGGACTCTCGACTCTGGGCGGAATACCGCCGAAAGACGACAACTAACGGTGATGTTCTGCGATCTGGTGGGATCGACTGCTTGATCCTCTCAACTTGATCCGGAAGAGCTGCGCTTTGTGGTGCAGCTGTATCAAAGCGTATGTGCGAAAGTGATCGAGCGCTACGAAGGCCATATTGCCCAGTATCTTGGTGACGGCGTGCTCGTGTACTTTGGCTACCCCGCCGCGCATGAAGATGATGCGCGACGCGCTGTGTTGGCTGGGCTTGAGATTTTGCAAAGCCTGCGAACACAGAATGTTCGTCTTGCTGAAGCATCTCTACTCGCGAAGCGTCCGCTCCACGCACGGATTGGCATTCACACTGGACTTGTTGTGGTTGGAGAGGTTGGCGGCGGGCAGCGATATGAACAACTGGCCCTCGGGGAAACGCCAAATGTTGCAGCCCGGCTCCAAAGTCTGGCTGCGCCTGACACAATCGTCCTCAGTGCGATGACTCATCGTTTAGTTGAGGGCTACTTTGTCTGCGAATCCCTAGGCGAGCAAACCCTGAAAGGGTTTCCGCAAGCGCTCGATGCCTACCAGGTACTGAGCCAAAGTAGCGCTCGCCATCGCCTGGAGATTACCGCGCCTACGCGTCTGACGCCGGTTGTTGGGCGCGTGGAAGAAATCGAATTTCTCCTGAGAAGCTGGGAACACGCACAAGAAGGCCAGGGGCAGGTCGTCCTCCTGAACGGTGAAGCTGGCATCGGCAAGTCGCGGCTTATCCATCTCCTCAAGGAACGCATCGATCCGGTTACTGCTCTCCGGTTGGAAGCCCGATGTTCTTCGTATCATCATAAAAGTGCGCTGCATCCTATGATCGAGTTCTTGCATCGCAGTTTGTCATTGCAGCGTGAAGATCTGCCTGAGGTGCAACTGACAAAGCTGGAGCGCGCGCTCGCTCACTCGGGAATGGATTTGCCAAACACGGTACCGTTTTTTGCCACGCTGTTGTCGCTGCCGACTAGCCGCTTTCCTCTTCCTGACCTGACACCGCAGAAACAACGCGAACGAACCCAACAGGCCATGCTCACCTGGTTGCTGAAGAGTGCGGAACACAAACCCGTACTTTCGGTGTGGGAGGATATTCATTGGGCTGACCCCTCAACGGTCGAATGGCTTGGCCTTTTGCTTGAACATGTCGTTGCTACCCGAATACTGGTCGTACTGACGTTTCGTCCAGAGTTTGCGCCACCTTGGCCGATGCGTTCCCACTTGCGACCACTGACCTTGAGTCGTCTGACGAGCAAGGACAGTGAAGCGATGATCGAGAAAATCGTGCGTGGGAAGCAACTGCCGAACGAGGTGGTTGAACAGATCGTGATAAAAACGGACGGGGTGCCATTGTTTGTCGAAGAATCGACGAAAATGATACTGGAGTCTGGCCTGCTCCGAGAACAGGGAGATGGCTATGTATTGACGGGAACCTTACCTCCGTTGGCGATCCCTGCGACGATACACGACTCGCTCGTTGCGCGACTTGATCGCTTGGGTGCCGCGCGAGAGGTAGCACAGCTTGGCGCGGTGTGTGGCAGAGCGTTTTCGTACGAACTCATCAGAGCGATTTCCCCACTAGACGAATCGGATCTGCGTCAGGCGTTAGCGAAGCTGGTTCAGACTGAGGTCTTGTACCCCCGCGGGATCGGACAAGACTCACAGTATGTTTTCAAACATGCGCTGATTCAGGATGCGGCGTATCAGTCTTTGCTCAAGAGCAAGCGCCAGCAGCGTCACCAACAGATTGCGTATACGCTTGAAGCGCAATTCTCGGAAACGAAAGCGGCTGAACCTGAACTCCTCGCTTATCACTACACTGAGGCAGGTCTGAGCGCTCAAGCGATTCCTTACTGGCAAAAAGCGGGGCAAGCCGCCATCCAACGGTCAGCAAATGCTGAAGCGATTAGCCATCTGACACAGGCGCTGACGCTCCTGGCTGAACTTCCTGAGAACGAAGAACGAATCGAGACGGAACTTGCGCTCCAGACGATGATGGGCGTGGCACTCATGGCAACCAAGGGATATGCGGCGCCGGAGGTCGAGAGTACATACGCTCGTGCCCAGGAGTTGTGTCGGCGTATTGGCGAAACGCCGCAACTCTTTCAGGTATTGAGCGGACTATTCGCCTTTTATCTGGTCCGCGGAAAGTTACACACGGCTCGCACGCTTGCTGAACAGTGCCTGCGCCTGGCGGAAAGTGTCGGTGACCAGACACTGTTGCTTGATGCACACAGAATGTTAGGAAACGTGCTCCATTTTCTTGGTGAGTTACCCCATGCCCTCCATCACTCGGAGCAGGCGATCACACTGTATGACCAACGGCAGCATCACATGCTCGCCTATATGTCTGGACAGGATCCCGGTGTCGTTTCGCGTAGCTTTTCTGCGTGGACGTTATGGTTGCAAGGGTATTTTGATCGGGCACGTATGCGAAGCGAGGAAGCGATCGCTCTGGCACGGAAGGTCGGGCATTCGACGTCGCTTGTTCTTGCCCTCGATTTTGCCGCCAATCTTTATAATGGCTGTCGGGAATGGCCAGCCGCGCAAGCGTTGGCTGAAGAGGCGGTGGAGATCGCCAGCGAACAAGAGTTCTCGTTTTGGTGGGCATTAGGAACGTTTCATCTTGGTATCGCGCTGGCCAATCAAGGTCAGCTTCAGGAGGGGATTGCCCAAGTCCAACGGGCGATTGCGTCGTATAACGTCTCAGGCGCGGGCTTGGTCCAGTCGGGAAATCTCTCCATATTAGCGGTGCTGTATGGTGCGAGTGGGCAGATTGACGAAGGCTTGCGATTGATTGCTGAAGCCTTTGTTGCGAACGAGCAAAATGACGAACGTCATTGGACACCGCAGCTGCATATTACTAAAGGCGCGCTACTGTTGCAGTCGAAGCGCCACAATAAGGTTGCCGATGCCGAAACCCACTTTCTGCAGGCGATTGAGATTGCGCGCAAGCAAGGGGAAAAGCTGTTTGAACTTCGGGCGGTGGTTCCTTTGGCGCGACTGTGGCAGCAGCAAGGACGGCAACGCGAGGCTCACAACATGTTGTCGGATGTCTATAGTTGGTTTACCGAAGGGTTTGATCTGCCGGATATGAAGGACGCACGCGCACTGCTGGAGGCGTTGGAGAATGAAGAATGAAGAATGAAGAGTGAGGAGTTCAAAGTTGGAAAACAGCGTTGTTTTCCTGAGCTGTGTCTTCACTCTTCATTGCCAAAGCCTTACCCAAACGCCCCGCGCTTGCGCAGATCGCCGATCTCTCCGTTGGTGAATCCCCAGTCTTGCAATGCGGATTCGGTATCCGCACCATTCGCTGGCGGGCGACGACTGATCTCTGATGGCGTACGACTAAAGCGTGGCGCAGGGGCAGGTTGCAGTACGCCTTCATGCTCAACAAAGGTCCCGCGTGCTTTATTATGTGGATGTTGTGGTGCTTCGGTAAGATCTAACACGGGTGCCACGCAGCCATCTGTACCAGCAAACATCGCGACCCATGTATCGCGTGGTTGCGTACGGAAGATGGCTGCTAATCGTTCCTTATAGACTGGCCAGTTCTTGCGGCTGTTCGGTTCAGGGAAGTCGTTGGCGTTAAGTCCGAGTTTCTCAAAGAGGACTTTGAGAAATGGGTCCATCATGACGGCGACTGACACGAACTTGCCATCGCTACACTCGTAGACGCTGTAACGCCAATGGCCTCCATCGACGGTGTTTGCTGCTCTTTGATTTTGCCAGGCACCGCCAGCGAGTCCACCGTAGACGTATGCCATCAAGTTCGACGCGCCGTCGACAATGCTGGCATCGACCACCTGACCACGACCGGAGCGCTGTACTTCCCACAAGGCGGCGAGCATCCCCATTGCCAGAAAAATACCTCCACCGCCGAAATCTCCTGCGGCAATCAGCGGTGGAACCGGTTTTTCTACCGGACCGACAGCACTGAGAAGGCCGGTAAGAGAGATG encodes:
- a CDS encoding CoA transferase, producing MGPLQGLRIVELFCIGPGPFAGMLLSDMGADILRIDRPQEPQLGYPDYQYRTLWRNRRAVQLDLAKPAGVEAVLRLVEHADGLIEGYRPGVAERLGIGPDVCLQRNPRLVYGRMTGWGQDGPLAKQAGFDINYISLTGLLSAVGPVEKPVPPLIAAGDFGGGGIFLAMGMLAALWEVQRSGRGQVVDASIVDGASNLMAYVYGGLAGGAWQNQRAANTVDGGHWRYSVYECSDGKFVSVAVMMDPFLKVLFEKLGLNANDFPEPNSRKNWPVYKERLAAIFRTQPRDTWVAMFAGTDGCVAPVLDLTEAPQHPHNKARGTFVEHEGVLQPAPAPRFSRTPSEISRRPPANGADTESALQDWGFTNGEIGDLRKRGAFG
- a CDS encoding tetratricopeptide repeat protein, which gives rise to MVQLYQSVCAKVIERYEGHIAQYLGDGVLVYFGYPAAHEDDARRAVLAGLEILQSLRTQNVRLAEASLLAKRPLHARIGIHTGLVVVGEVGGGQRYEQLALGETPNVAARLQSLAAPDTIVLSAMTHRLVEGYFVCESLGEQTLKGFPQALDAYQVLSQSSARHRLEITAPTRLTPVVGRVEEIEFLLRSWEHAQEGQGQVVLLNGEAGIGKSRLIHLLKERIDPVTALRLEARCSSYHHKSALHPMIEFLHRSLSLQREDLPEVQLTKLERALAHSGMDLPNTVPFFATLLSLPTSRFPLPDLTPQKQRERTQQAMLTWLLKSAEHKPVLSVWEDIHWADPSTVEWLGLLLEHVVATRILVVLTFRPEFAPPWPMRSHLRPLTLSRLTSKDSEAMIEKIVRGKQLPNEVVEQIVIKTDGVPLFVEESTKMILESGLLREQGDGYVLTGTLPPLAIPATIHDSLVARLDRLGAAREVAQLGAVCGRAFSYELIRAISPLDESDLRQALAKLVQTEVLYPRGIGQDSQYVFKHALIQDAAYQSLLKSKRQQRHQQIAYTLEAQFSETKAAEPELLAYHYTEAGLSAQAIPYWQKAGQAAIQRSANAEAISHLTQALTLLAELPENEERIETELALQTMMGVALMATKGYAAPEVESTYARAQELCRRIGETPQLFQVLSGLFAFYLVRGKLHTARTLAEQCLRLAESVGDQTLLLDAHRMLGNVLHFLGELPHALHHSEQAITLYDQRQHHMLAYMSGQDPGVVSRSFSAWTLWLQGYFDRARMRSEEAIALARKVGHSTSLVLALDFAANLYNGCREWPAAQALAEEAVEIASEQEFSFWWALGTFHLGIALANQGQLQEGIAQVQRAIASYNVSGAGLVQSGNLSILAVLYGASGQIDEGLRLIAEAFVANEQNDERHWTPQLHITKGALLLQSKRHNKVADAETHFLQAIEIARKQGEKLFELRAVVPLARLWQQQGRQREAHNMLSDVYSWFTEGFDLPDMKDARALLEALENEE